Proteins encoded by one window of Paraburkholderia sprentiae WSM5005:
- a CDS encoding LysR substrate-binding domain-containing protein — translation MIDIDRDSGPLQCDSKQRNLLNYELNIGHHYAKVQCVSRIERYRNDMQKLKLGFRHIEAFRAVMSSNSMTNAARVMHTSQPQVSRLISQLESITAFPLFERNGSRLNPTQDGLRFHREVERTFAGLAELESVAANIRSFSAARLSIAAMPRLAGDLLVKVVAEFHAAHPDVLVSIHSGNAVNVEEWVRSGFCDTGLALLTGDAPHIRRETIATLRCVAVLPKDHPLCRLRRLKPAHFANQRFIAPTGESALRSTIDDVFAAGHVSRQIVAEASLGSSVCALVRTGMGISLVNPLAARDEFVNGGIEVRPFAVNIPSEVALLFPPYQAQTRLVSAFAQIARPVIREEMEVLNKMYT, via the coding sequence GTGATCGATATTGACCGCGATTCCGGACCGCTGCAGTGCGATTCAAAACAACGGAACCTGCTGAACTACGAACTAAATATCGGTCACCATTATGCTAAAGTCCAATGCGTCTCTCGCATTGAACGATACAGAAACGATATGCAGAAGCTAAAGTTAGGATTTCGCCACATCGAGGCTTTCCGTGCGGTCATGTCGTCAAACTCGATGACGAACGCCGCTCGCGTCATGCATACATCGCAGCCGCAGGTGAGCCGCCTGATATCGCAGCTCGAGAGCATTACGGCGTTCCCGCTTTTCGAACGTAACGGTAGCCGGCTCAATCCCACCCAGGACGGATTGCGTTTTCATCGCGAAGTGGAACGGACCTTCGCCGGGCTGGCGGAACTTGAATCGGTGGCTGCCAACATCCGTTCGTTCAGCGCAGCGCGGCTGAGCATCGCCGCGATGCCGCGGCTGGCGGGCGATCTGCTCGTTAAGGTTGTCGCTGAATTTCACGCTGCGCACCCGGATGTTCTGGTGTCAATTCACTCTGGCAACGCGGTGAATGTGGAAGAGTGGGTCCGCTCCGGCTTCTGCGATACGGGACTGGCTCTGCTCACCGGGGATGCGCCTCACATCCGCCGCGAGACGATCGCGACTCTCCGGTGCGTCGCGGTGCTGCCGAAAGACCACCCACTTTGCCGCCTGCGCAGGCTGAAACCCGCGCACTTCGCAAATCAGCGGTTCATCGCACCCACCGGAGAAAGCGCGCTCAGATCCACGATTGACGATGTATTCGCGGCCGGGCATGTGTCTCGTCAGATCGTCGCGGAGGCAAGTCTTGGTTCGTCGGTGTGCGCGTTGGTGCGCACAGGCATGGGCATCAGTCTGGTCAACCCGCTAGCAGCTCGCGATGAGTTTGTTAATGGAGGGATCGAGGTGCGGCCCTTCGCGGTGAATATACCGAGCGAGGTTGCGCTGCTGTTCCCGCCCTACCAGGCTCAGACCCGCCTGGTAAGTGCATTTGCACAGATAGCGCGTCCGGTTATCCGCGAAGAGATGGAAGTGCTGAATAAAATGTACACGTAG
- a CDS encoding D-amino acid dehydrogenase, with translation MSRIAIIGAGITGVTTAYALARRGFNVTVYERHRYAAMETSFANGGQLSVSNAEVWNHTATVLKGLRWMLTRDAPLLLNPSPSWHKYSWMGEFLRQIPNYRVNTIETVRLALAAREHLFSIAEREDIQFDLERRGILHIYAHRKDYDAAARVNVLLREGGLDRYAVGANEIGLIEPALQGQFYGGFFTPSDSTGDIHKFTRGLADACVRRGVEFRYDTSIDSIKQGGDGHFTIDATNAGARNVDVFQQIVVCAGVGSRAFGAMLGDRVNVYPVKGYSITVCLDDEQSRRAAPWVSLLDDKAKIVTSRLGVDRFRVAGTAEINGFSRDIRADRVTPLVEWTRRLFPEVSTARVIPWAGLRPMLPRMLPRVGRGKRPGVFYNTGHGHLGWTLSAATAESLAQAIET, from the coding sequence ATGTCACGAATCGCCATTATCGGCGCCGGGATCACCGGCGTCACGACCGCTTACGCCCTCGCCCGCCGCGGCTTCAATGTCACCGTCTACGAACGCCATCGCTATGCGGCGATGGAAACCTCGTTTGCGAACGGGGGACAGCTTTCGGTCAGCAATGCGGAGGTCTGGAACCATACGGCCACCGTCCTGAAAGGACTGCGCTGGATGCTGACGCGCGACGCTCCGCTCCTGTTGAATCCGTCTCCTTCATGGCACAAGTATTCGTGGATGGGCGAATTCCTGCGGCAGATCCCGAACTACCGCGTGAATACCATCGAAACGGTACGCCTCGCGCTGGCCGCACGCGAGCATCTCTTTTCGATTGCGGAGCGCGAAGACATCCAGTTCGATCTGGAGCGCCGCGGCATCCTGCATATCTATGCGCATCGCAAGGACTATGACGCCGCCGCGCGAGTGAACGTGCTGCTGCGTGAAGGCGGCCTGGATCGTTATGCCGTCGGCGCGAACGAAATTGGTCTCATCGAACCGGCGTTGCAGGGCCAGTTTTACGGCGGCTTTTTCACACCGTCCGATTCGACGGGCGACATTCACAAGTTCACGCGCGGTCTGGCCGACGCGTGCGTGCGTCGCGGTGTCGAATTCCGTTACGACACGTCGATCGACTCGATCAAGCAAGGCGGTGACGGACACTTCACCATCGACGCGACGAACGCGGGTGCACGGAACGTGGACGTTTTCCAACAGATCGTCGTTTGCGCAGGTGTCGGCAGTCGCGCGTTCGGCGCCATGCTGGGCGACCGCGTCAACGTCTATCCGGTGAAGGGTTATTCAATCACCGTCTGCCTCGACGACGAACAAAGCCGCCGCGCGGCGCCTTGGGTCAGCCTGCTCGACGACAAAGCCAAGATTGTCACGAGCCGGCTCGGCGTCGATCGTTTCCGCGTGGCGGGCACGGCTGAAATCAACGGCTTCAGTCGCGACATTCGTGCGGACCGCGTGACGCCGCTGGTCGAATGGACCCGCCGCCTGTTCCCGGAAGTCTCCACCGCGCGGGTCATTCCATGGGCGGGCCTGCGCCCTATGCTGCCACGCATGTTGCCGCGAGTCGGACGCGGCAAGCGCCCAGGCGTTTTCTACAACACGGGACATGGCCATCTCGGTTGGACCCTGTCCGCCGCAACGGCGGAATCGCTTGCGCAGGCGATCGAAACTTGA
- a CDS encoding hydantoinase B/oxoprolinase family protein codes for MAPYGLQGGQPGAVHHYTIEQGGETVTLGSKDANATLMPGAVLTLRSAGGGGFGDPRLREPSLVKRDLDYGYVTG; via the coding sequence ATCGCACCGTATGGCCTCCAAGGCGGACAGCCAGGGGCAGTGCATCACTACACCATCGAACAGGGCGGCGAAACTGTCACGCTAGGCAGCAAAGACGCCAACGCGACGCTGATGCCCGGAGCAGTGCTGACGCTGCGTTCAGCGGGAGGAGGAGGCTTTGGCGATCCGAGACTGCGTGAGCCGTCCCTCGTGAAACGGGATCTCGACTATGGCTACGTAACCGGTTAG
- a CDS encoding IclR family transcriptional regulator yields the protein MRVVKGAVDRSLQAIELLAREARWMRMSDIAAELGLEKGPAHRVLAQLCEQGWAEQDEQTSQYRLTLKLSLLGQRYLHGLGLPGLVQPILDEVAAQCRELVRLTVVNEGTLAWLAASQGAAPGLMYSPSMHSPIVLHATSVGKVWLAGMPNDQAIEYALRGGLGKASAAGAWTPKAITSVEQLIPELERTRQRGYGLVVEEAEPGVVALAVPVRSLSDDVVVGTMSIAGPVTRFQPERYEAFYALLQQASAKLGAVWPRQSVGAHENEAA from the coding sequence ATGAGAGTTGTCAAGGGAGCAGTTGACCGGTCGCTGCAGGCGATCGAGTTGCTCGCACGTGAGGCGCGCTGGATGCGTATGTCCGATATCGCCGCCGAACTCGGGCTGGAGAAGGGCCCCGCCCATCGGGTGCTCGCGCAACTGTGCGAGCAGGGTTGGGCGGAACAGGATGAACAGACGTCGCAGTACCGTTTGACCTTGAAGCTGTCCCTGCTCGGTCAGCGGTACCTGCATGGGCTCGGTCTGCCGGGCCTGGTGCAGCCGATCCTTGACGAAGTCGCCGCCCAGTGCCGCGAGCTGGTCCGGCTGACGGTGGTCAACGAAGGAACACTCGCGTGGCTGGCAGCGTCCCAGGGCGCGGCACCGGGCCTGATGTATTCGCCGTCCATGCACAGTCCCATCGTCTTGCACGCCACCTCGGTTGGCAAGGTGTGGCTGGCTGGAATGCCGAACGACCAGGCGATCGAATACGCCCTGCGTGGCGGACTGGGGAAAGCGTCCGCCGCCGGCGCATGGACGCCGAAGGCCATCACCAGCGTCGAGCAGTTGATTCCGGAGTTGGAGCGGACCAGGCAGCGTGGCTATGGTCTTGTCGTTGAAGAGGCCGAGCCGGGCGTCGTCGCATTGGCCGTGCCGGTGCGTTCGCTGTCTGACGATGTGGTGGTGGGCACCATGAGTATTGCCGGACCGGTCACGCGGTTTCAGCCGGAGCGTTACGAGGCCTTTTACGCGCTATTGCAACAAGCGTCCGCGAAACTGGGTGCCGTATGGCCGCGCCAGAGCGTCGGTGCGCATGAGAATGAGGCGGCATGA
- a CDS encoding alpha/beta fold hydrolase yields MNRFPGNPGHRIASHAYAANEILQLADYPAPKEGDWIARDFRFHTGEVMPELRLHYRTIGDPSGEPVLVLHGTTGTGASMLTPAFAGELFGLGQPLDANNYFIVLPDGIGAGGSSRPSDRLRTRFPAYNYDDMVLAQYRLLTEGLGIRHLRLLIGNSMGGMHAWIWAVRYPDFMDALVPMASQPTEMSGRNWMLRRMLTEMVRDDPEYLDGNYASPPRSLRIASAFFALATNGGTLAYQKAAPTMELADNFLDTLLAQPFRLDANDFLYQWGASRGYNPASGLEQIRATVLAINAADDERYPPETGLMERAMQHVRHGRVLLIPASEDTCGHGTTGLARFYKAELQELLQSAPRRTSR; encoded by the coding sequence TTGAATCGATTTCCGGGTAATCCAGGCCATCGGATTGCGTCGCACGCCTATGCCGCTAACGAGATATTGCAATTGGCCGATTATCCTGCACCGAAGGAAGGCGACTGGATCGCGCGAGACTTCCGTTTCCACACCGGGGAGGTGATGCCGGAGCTGCGGCTACACTACCGAACCATCGGCGACCCGTCCGGCGAGCCGGTCCTGGTCCTGCACGGCACGACGGGCACAGGCGCCAGCATGCTGACGCCCGCCTTCGCGGGAGAGTTGTTCGGGCTGGGACAGCCGCTTGATGCCAACAACTATTTCATCGTTCTCCCGGACGGAATTGGAGCCGGCGGATCGTCCAGGCCGTCGGACCGACTGCGCACGCGGTTCCCGGCGTACAACTACGACGACATGGTGCTCGCGCAGTACAGGCTCCTGACCGAGGGGCTGGGCATCAGGCACTTGCGCCTGCTGATCGGCAACTCGATGGGCGGCATGCACGCATGGATCTGGGCGGTGCGATATCCGGACTTCATGGACGCGCTGGTGCCGATGGCGTCGCAACCGACCGAGATGTCCGGCCGCAACTGGATGCTGCGCCGCATGCTCACCGAGATGGTCCGCGACGACCCGGAGTACCTTGATGGCAATTACGCCAGCCCGCCCCGCTCCTTGCGCATTGCCAGCGCGTTCTTCGCGCTGGCCACCAACGGCGGAACGCTGGCCTACCAGAAAGCGGCTCCGACAATGGAGTTGGCCGACAACTTCCTGGACACCCTGTTGGCCCAGCCTTTCAGGTTGGATGCCAACGACTTCTTATATCAATGGGGTGCCTCGCGCGGCTATAACCCGGCGTCCGGCTTGGAGCAGATCCGGGCTACGGTGCTCGCCATCAACGCGGCCGATGACGAACGCTATCCGCCCGAGACCGGTCTGATGGAGCGCGCGATGCAGCATGTGCGCCACGGCCGGGTGCTTTTGATCCCTGCCAGCGAGGATACGTGCGGCCACGGCACCACCGGCCTGGCTCGTTTTTACAAAGCTGAGCTGCAGGAACTGCTGCAATCAGCCCCACGCCGCACCTCCAGGTGA
- a CDS encoding Gfo/Idh/MocA family protein, with protein sequence MKVALLEASHWHVPLYLDALEAPGIQVVAVSDAEQVKGQAIAARFGSTLYSSAYELLEREDVDFAFVFGRHSEMPTLAEAVIERKIPFALEKPCGVNMSQVTRLRKLTEEANLYCAVPLIFRMSELLGALEDAEDCIPSDFNYMSFRFIVGPPGRYEAAGAGWALDPVFSGGGSTINVATHFIDLFRLLTGKEVARVSATMNSRTHRGAVEDYSLLTMQTEDGVIGLVETGYSFPSTQDEQREFSFTLSSDRMYAKSGPDRIEIRDRNNLAAGTRSRRLQLETDIYYPLFVKRVLAECRTGAKPIASLRDAEAMMQVMDAAYASARQGGALQTLESISG encoded by the coding sequence ATGAAAGTCGCATTGCTGGAGGCCAGCCATTGGCATGTCCCACTCTATCTCGATGCGCTCGAGGCGCCCGGTATCCAGGTGGTAGCCGTTTCAGATGCGGAGCAAGTAAAAGGACAGGCAATTGCCGCGCGCTTTGGGAGCACGTTGTACTCGTCGGCGTATGAGTTGCTCGAGCGCGAGGACGTCGATTTCGCGTTTGTGTTTGGGCGGCATTCCGAAATGCCGACGCTCGCGGAGGCGGTGATCGAACGAAAAATTCCGTTCGCGCTGGAGAAACCCTGCGGCGTAAACATGTCGCAGGTCACGCGGCTGCGAAAACTGACGGAGGAAGCCAATCTTTATTGCGCCGTACCGTTGATCTTCCGGATGAGCGAGTTGCTCGGCGCACTGGAGGATGCAGAGGATTGCATACCGTCGGACTTCAACTACATGTCGTTCCGTTTCATTGTCGGTCCGCCTGGTCGTTATGAAGCTGCAGGCGCGGGTTGGGCGCTCGACCCGGTGTTTTCCGGAGGCGGATCCACGATCAATGTCGCGACCCACTTCATCGATCTCTTCAGATTACTGACCGGTAAGGAGGTCGCGCGAGTCTCCGCCACCATGAACTCCCGAACGCATCGAGGCGCCGTCGAGGACTACTCGTTGCTGACAATGCAAACCGAAGACGGCGTGATCGGGCTTGTTGAGACCGGATACAGCTTTCCCAGTACTCAAGACGAGCAGCGCGAATTCTCCTTCACCCTTTCATCCGATCGTATGTACGCGAAATCGGGCCCCGACCGGATCGAGATTCGCGACCGGAACAATCTTGCCGCCGGCACTCGAAGTCGCCGTCTCCAGTTAGAGACTGACATTTACTACCCACTGTTCGTCAAGCGGGTACTTGCTGAATGCCGCACAGGTGCAAAGCCGATCGCGTCATTGCGCGACGCCGAGGCGATGATGCAGGTCATGGATGCGGCCTACGCTTCTGCTCGGCAGGGCGGTGCGCTTCAGACTCTTGAATCGATTTCCGGGTAA
- a CDS encoding shikimate dehydrogenase family protein yields the protein MHPHITGRTRLYGLVGDPLTAAKSPQLLNQIFIEQRADAVCVPFWVKAEDLSAFVAGARALRNLSGLLVTMPHKQRMLDYVDELHPTASRVGALNVIRCEEDGRWVGAIFDGVGCVLGMQWEGNHPANKSVLLVGAGGAGRAIAFAVAAAGARTLTLSDVDEQRAADLAKSVAAETGCITHSGPPDPHGFEVVINATPLGMNANDAMPVNPERLAPGTIVVDIINAPEPTQLRRAAHARGCRTQDGGPMHEGQAVHALRFLGFDYRPAGRSAPDDGVLFAPATNASR from the coding sequence ATGCATCCACATATCACGGGAAGAACGCGACTTTACGGGTTAGTGGGCGATCCGCTGACGGCAGCCAAGTCGCCGCAACTGCTGAACCAGATTTTTATCGAACAGCGCGCGGACGCAGTCTGCGTTCCGTTTTGGGTCAAGGCGGAGGATCTGTCCGCATTCGTCGCCGGCGCACGAGCGTTACGCAATCTTTCCGGCCTGCTGGTCACGATGCCTCATAAGCAACGGATGCTGGACTATGTCGACGAACTCCATCCCACTGCTTCCAGGGTCGGCGCACTCAACGTGATACGTTGCGAAGAAGATGGACGCTGGGTGGGAGCCATATTCGATGGTGTCGGCTGTGTGCTTGGCATGCAATGGGAAGGCAATCATCCGGCGAATAAGTCCGTTCTTCTCGTCGGTGCCGGAGGCGCAGGCAGGGCCATCGCATTTGCCGTCGCGGCGGCGGGCGCCCGAACGTTAACGCTATCCGACGTCGACGAGCAGCGGGCTGCCGATCTCGCGAAATCCGTTGCTGCCGAAACCGGTTGCATCACGCATTCCGGACCTCCCGACCCGCACGGTTTCGAAGTCGTGATCAATGCCACACCGCTCGGCATGAACGCGAATGACGCCATGCCTGTCAATCCCGAGCGGCTCGCACCCGGCACCATCGTCGTAGACATCATCAATGCGCCAGAGCCGACGCAGCTTCGCCGCGCCGCGCATGCGCGCGGCTGTCGTACCCAGGACGGGGGGCCGATGCATGAAGGGCAGGCAGTGCATGCCCTACGCTTCCTTGGGTTCGATTACCGCCCTGCTGGAAGGTCAGCACCAGACGACGGCGTGCTTTTCGCGCCTGCAACGAACGCAAGTCGTTAA
- a CDS encoding cupin domain-containing protein: MHNQSTPRYDGPRELAQSLTPFARVSASAAVWNKEGLRADSEYRDLGLAAVTNGRIGAKHIRALTPFTDATGWHWHDMTAHYLYVLRGSVTFRFAGVEGDVTLNAGDDLSQPAGVPHNVIWRSDDLEVIEINEPAVYGTWDLAEAPAPWK; encoded by the coding sequence ATGCACAACCAAAGTACGCCACGTTACGATGGCCCGCGCGAACTCGCGCAATCCCTGACTCCATTCGCACGTGTGAGCGCATCCGCAGCCGTCTGGAACAAGGAAGGGCTGCGCGCGGACTCCGAGTATCGCGACCTCGGACTCGCCGCGGTGACCAACGGTCGCATCGGCGCCAAGCACATTCGCGCACTGACCCCGTTCACCGATGCCACGGGCTGGCATTGGCACGACATGACTGCGCACTATCTGTATGTGCTGCGCGGATCGGTGACGTTCCGTTTCGCCGGCGTAGAGGGCGATGTGACGCTCAACGCCGGAGACGACCTCTCGCAACCCGCCGGCGTTCCGCACAATGTGATCTGGCGCTCCGACGACCTCGAAGTCATCGAGATTAACGAGCCCGCTGTCTACGGAACATGGGATCTCGCCGAAGCCCCGGCACCCTGGAAGTGA
- a CDS encoding MFS transporter, protein MNRNTRVKPHGKRQSKIAAASGWIGSALEYYDFFIYATAASLVFPQLFFPSDSPTVAIIASLATFGVGYIARPVGAVVLGHWGDRHGRKTVLLLCMFLMGFSTMAVGVLPTYKQVGIWAPVLLVVLRLIQGFAVAGELSGASSMILEHAPFGRRGYFASFTLQGVQAGQLMAAAIFLPLAHFMPRDQFTSWGWRIPFLLSIVVLIAGYIIRRKVDETPAFAEERVHGEIPASPVVEVLRQSWDDVVRVVCMALTAVIALVAAVFGTAYAVQPAYGIGFPPGMYLWIPVLGNICAVILIPFVGNLSDRIGRRPPVLVGTLSAGLLSFVYLYAISIHNVWLAMVLSVLMWGIAYQGFNGVFPSLFSELFHTRVRVSGMAIGQNVGTTLSALLPAFFVAVAPPGSANIPLKIGALTFGICVVAAIAAFTTRETYRVRLHDLGDRNAVPVPKGEYDRLRVEMLREATGTADSQDLTNQLRS, encoded by the coding sequence ATGAATCGGAACACCCGGGTTAAGCCTCACGGCAAGCGCCAGTCGAAGATCGCCGCGGCCAGCGGCTGGATCGGCTCGGCGCTGGAGTACTACGACTTCTTCATTTACGCAACTGCGGCGTCGCTGGTGTTCCCGCAGCTCTTCTTTCCGTCTGATAGTCCAACGGTCGCCATCATCGCCTCACTGGCAACCTTCGGTGTCGGCTATATCGCCCGCCCGGTGGGCGCCGTCGTCCTCGGCCACTGGGGCGACCGCCATGGCCGCAAGACGGTGCTGCTCCTCTGCATGTTCCTCATGGGCTTTTCAACGATGGCCGTCGGGGTCCTGCCAACCTATAAGCAGGTCGGCATCTGGGCGCCGGTGCTGCTCGTGGTTCTTCGCCTCATCCAGGGCTTCGCGGTCGCCGGGGAGCTCTCCGGCGCCAGTTCAATGATTCTCGAGCACGCACCGTTCGGTCGGCGCGGCTACTTCGCGAGCTTTACCCTCCAGGGGGTGCAGGCCGGACAGCTCATGGCGGCAGCGATCTTCCTGCCTCTCGCGCATTTCATGCCCAGGGACCAGTTCACCTCCTGGGGCTGGCGGATTCCGTTCCTGCTCAGCATTGTCGTTCTCATCGCGGGCTACATCATTCGCCGCAAAGTCGATGAGACCCCGGCGTTCGCCGAGGAGCGCGTGCATGGCGAAATTCCCGCCTCGCCAGTCGTCGAAGTGCTCCGGCAGAGCTGGGACGATGTCGTGCGCGTGGTCTGCATGGCGCTTACCGCCGTAATCGCCCTTGTCGCCGCGGTCTTCGGCACCGCCTACGCGGTTCAGCCGGCGTACGGCATCGGCTTCCCTCCCGGCATGTATCTGTGGATCCCTGTTCTGGGCAATATCTGCGCAGTGATCCTGATTCCCTTCGTCGGCAACCTCTCGGACAGGATTGGTCGCAGGCCGCCAGTCCTTGTCGGCACCCTCAGCGCTGGACTGCTCTCGTTCGTGTATCTGTACGCTATCAGCATCCATAACGTGTGGCTGGCGATGGTTCTCTCGGTGCTCATGTGGGGCATCGCCTATCAGGGCTTCAACGGCGTATTCCCGAGCCTGTTCTCCGAACTGTTCCACACACGCGTGCGTGTGTCCGGGATGGCCATTGGGCAGAACGTCGGGACGACGCTGTCCGCGCTGCTCCCGGCATTCTTCGTCGCGGTCGCGCCCCCCGGCTCCGCCAATATTCCACTGAAGATCGGAGCCCTGACATTCGGCATCTGTGTCGTGGCCGCGATCGCCGCCTTTACCACCCGCGAGACGTACCGGGTCCGGCTCCACGATCTCGGCGACCGCAACGCGGTCCCTGTACCCAAAGGCGAATACGATCGTCTGCGCGTCGAGATGTTGCGTGAGGCGACCGGAACAGCCGACTCACAGGACCTGACGAACCAACTGCGCTCCTAG
- a CDS encoding IclR family transcriptional regulator: MRVVKGAVDRSLQAIELLAREARWMRMSDIAAELGLEKGPAHRVLAQLCEQGWAEQDEQTSQYRLTLKLSLLGQRYLHGLGLPGLVQPILDEVAAQCRELVRLTVVNEGTLAWLAASQGAAPGLMYSPSMHSPIVLHATSVGKVWLAGMPNDQAIEYALRGGLGKASAAGAWTPKAITSVEQLIPELERTRQRGYGLVVEEAEPGVVALAVPVRSLSDDVVVGTMSIAGPVTRVQPERYEAFYALLQQASAKLGAVWPRQSVGAHVSEAA; this comes from the coding sequence ATGAGAGTTGTCAAGGGAGCAGTTGACCGGTCGCTGCAGGCGATCGAGTTGCTCGCACGTGAGGCGCGCTGGATGCGTATGTCCGATATCGCCGCCGAACTCGGGCTGGAGAAGGGCCCCGCCCATCGGGTGCTTGCGCAACTGTGCGAGCAGGGTTGGGCGGAACAGGATGAACAGACGTCGCAGTACCGTTTGACCTTGAAGCTGTCCCTGCTCGGTCAGCGGTACCTGCATGGGCTCGGTCTGCCGGGCCTGGTGCAGCCGATCCTTGACGAAGTCGCCGCCCAGTGCCGCGAGCTGGTCCGGCTGACGGTGGTCAACGAAGGAACACTCGCGTGGCTGGCAGCGTCCCAGGGCGCGGCACCGGGCCTGATGTATTCGCCGTCCATGCACAGTCCCATCGTCTTGCACGCCACCTCGGTGGGCAAGGTGTGGCTGGCTGGAATGCCGAACGACCAGGCGATCGAATACGCCCTGCGTGGCGGACTGGGGAAAGCGTCCGCCGCCGGCGCATGGACGCCGAAGGCCATCACCAGCGTCGAGCAGTTGATTCCGGAGTTGGAGCGGACCAGGCAGCGTGGCTATGGTCTTGTCGTTGAAGAGGCCGAGCCGGGCGTCGTCGCATTGGCCGTGCCGGTGCGTTCGCTGTCTGACGATGTGGTGGTGGGCACCATGAGTATTGCCGGACCGGTCACGCGGGTTCAGCCGGAGCGTTACGAGGCCTTTTACGCGCTATTGCAACAAGCGTCCGCGAAACTGGGTGCCGTATGGCCGCGCCAGAGCGTCGGTGCGCATGTGAGTGAGGCGGCATGA
- a CDS encoding 2-keto-4-pentenoate hydratase, with amino-acid sequence MNTQGADQALERLTAFDEHTARILVTARRQGTLAERLPIELRPTNVDEGFAIQQKVGDQLGWQTGAWKCALPPAGKLIAAPIYDAVIYRGAQCRIHARLAQSCVRAEPELACVLARDLPPRREAYAEAEVLDALGNVHLALELLGSRYAHPESLTFPELLADGLFNAGLVIGPRVQLPEGATPADLPIEFPISLTRAGHDTVSFAGRHPDRSVLAPIVWLVNFLRVRGLGLHAGQAVITGSYAGVLELPIGCELHIGFGDLGTLPILFSS; translated from the coding sequence ATGAACACGCAGGGAGCAGATCAGGCTCTCGAGCGACTCACCGCGTTCGATGAACACACAGCACGTATCCTGGTCACGGCGCGCCGGCAAGGCACGCTCGCGGAGCGCCTTCCCATCGAACTGCGGCCCACGAATGTGGACGAGGGTTTCGCGATCCAGCAAAAGGTGGGCGATCAGCTCGGTTGGCAGACTGGCGCGTGGAAATGCGCGCTGCCGCCGGCGGGCAAGCTCATCGCTGCGCCAATCTATGACGCCGTCATCTATCGAGGCGCCCAATGCCGCATTCACGCCAGGCTTGCGCAGTCTTGTGTAAGGGCAGAGCCCGAACTCGCCTGTGTGCTGGCTCGCGATCTGCCGCCTCGGCGTGAAGCGTATGCCGAAGCGGAGGTGCTCGACGCTCTCGGGAATGTTCACCTCGCGCTCGAACTGCTGGGCAGTCGCTATGCGCATCCAGAATCGCTGACGTTCCCTGAATTGCTGGCAGACGGTCTGTTCAACGCCGGTCTTGTCATTGGGCCGCGCGTTCAATTGCCCGAGGGCGCGACGCCGGCCGATCTCCCGATCGAATTCCCCATCAGTCTGACTCGCGCCGGACACGACACGGTCAGTTTTGCTGGCCGCCACCCTGATCGCAGCGTGCTCGCGCCGATCGTGTGGCTCGTCAATTTTCTCCGCGTCCGCGGGCTTGGATTGCATGCCGGCCAGGCTGTGATCACGGGCTCTTACGCGGGCGTGCTCGAGTTGCCGATTGGTTGTGAATTGCATATCGGCTTTGGTGATCTCGGCACGTTGCCGATACTTTTTTCGTCTTGA